The Epilithonimonas zeae genome contains a region encoding:
- a CDS encoding linear amide C-N hydrolase, with protein sequence MKTLILKLTILVAILIFHQNQACSAFLLTGKNYNVVGFNENWKTMPGMIVVNKRDVVKRNISWQNLTTNDTQASASWTSKYGSVTFNLLGYEFPCYGVNEKGLFLVELYLQETNRFRNPKQADMFWAQWIQYQLDNYKSVKEVIKHLNDGPNIDWWPNAAGSHFFLTDAAGNSATIALLNNKYTVLSNKEMPMPLLCNNQYHTDIDKAKKYDFMGGKERFDLNQINSWDDRFSKAYFMMKNYTYDGKPVDYAWNILNSIHPGEWQTVIDTKLMTLYFRSDLQKEIKSIALNDLDFSKNSSVKFLDIHTKKVGQVNNSFEVLSIEKNSEYVEKGFPIGYDNKEFATSNTFSQLKENIKNFFKTVLPSTDKK encoded by the coding sequence ATGAAAACCCTCATTCTTAAATTGACAATCCTAGTTGCCATACTGATTTTCCATCAGAACCAGGCTTGTTCTGCCTTTTTGCTTACAGGAAAAAATTATAATGTAGTTGGTTTTAATGAAAACTGGAAAACAATGCCTGGAATGATCGTTGTCAATAAACGGGATGTTGTTAAACGAAATATAAGCTGGCAGAATCTTACGACCAATGACACACAAGCCTCAGCAAGCTGGACATCTAAATATGGATCAGTGACATTCAATCTTTTAGGATATGAATTCCCTTGCTATGGCGTTAATGAAAAAGGATTATTCCTGGTTGAACTTTATCTTCAAGAAACCAACAGATTCCGAAATCCTAAACAGGCAGATATGTTTTGGGCACAGTGGATTCAGTATCAGTTGGACAATTACAAATCGGTTAAGGAGGTAATCAAACATCTTAATGACGGTCCTAATATTGATTGGTGGCCTAATGCAGCTGGTTCACACTTCTTTCTGACTGATGCAGCTGGTAATTCTGCAACGATTGCCCTCTTAAATAACAAGTACACTGTTCTAAGCAATAAGGAAATGCCAATGCCACTACTGTGCAATAATCAATATCACACAGATATAGACAAAGCTAAAAAATATGATTTTATGGGCGGAAAAGAAAGGTTTGACCTTAACCAGATAAATTCCTGGGATGATCGTTTCAGTAAGGCTTACTTTATGATGAAAAACTACACATATGATGGTAAACCTGTGGATTATGCGTGGAACATTTTAAATTCTATCCATCCCGGAGAATGGCAAACTGTAATCGATACCAAGTTAATGACCCTATACTTTCGTTCGGATTTGCAGAAGGAAATCAAATCAATTGCATTGAATGATTTAGATTTTTCGAAAAATTCATCGGTTAAATTTTTAGACATTCATACAAAGAAGGTGGGACAGGTAAATAATTCCTTCGAAGTGCTGAGCATTGAAAAAAACAGTGAATATGTTGAGAAAGGTTTTCCCATTGGCTATGACAATAAAGAATTTGCAACATCTAATACCTTTTCCCAATTAAAAGAAAATATTAAAAATTTTTTCAAGACTGTCCTACCTTCTACTGATAAGAAGTAG
- a CDS encoding DUF2306 domain-containing protein, with protein sequence MKKLLFVLICILALMIGAYPLTYAFVDHKNTFLHTKAPELLANLVWKATFFLHIIFAGLSLLIGWTQFGSKFRNKHLKLHRMLGKIYIISALIGSLSGIYLGFYANEGAAAALGFISLGLVWFIFTFNAFLAIRKRNIIAHQQLMIYSYACTFAAVTLRLWYPLLVKITDDNSFSYITVAWLCWIPNIFVAYFINKKNKIADESLIKFTRQDH encoded by the coding sequence ATGAAAAAACTACTGTTTGTCCTGATTTGTATTCTTGCGCTTATGATTGGCGCCTATCCTTTGACCTATGCTTTTGTAGATCATAAAAACACTTTCTTGCACACCAAAGCGCCAGAGCTTCTTGCTAATTTAGTTTGGAAAGCTACATTTTTCCTGCATATTATTTTTGCTGGTCTATCATTACTGATTGGATGGACGCAATTCGGCAGCAAATTCCGAAATAAACATTTGAAGCTACATAGAATGTTGGGAAAAATCTACATTATCTCTGCATTGATAGGTTCTCTTTCAGGAATCTATCTGGGATTTTATGCCAATGAAGGTGCTGCCGCAGCATTGGGATTCATATCTCTAGGATTGGTCTGGTTTATATTCACGTTTAATGCCTTTTTGGCAATAAGAAAAAGAAATATAATAGCCCACCAACAGCTTATGATATATAGTTATGCCTGTACTTTTGCTGCAGTTACGCTGAGGTTATGGTATCCACTTTTAGTAAAAATAACCGATGACAATTCCTTTTCATACATTACTGTTGCCTGGCTCTGTTGGATTCCGAATATTTTTGTGGCCTATTTTATTAATAAAAAGAATAAAATTGCAGATGAATCTCTTATTAAGTTCACAAGACAAGACCATTAG
- a CDS encoding PAS domain-containing sensor histidine kinase yields MNSSENPLNHSFSAELVIEALSASPAPTAIYSGENIVIRFANEGMLALWGKDASVIGKPLMEAIPELEGQPFFGLLQEVWRTGNSFSISEAPARLIKNGKETLDYFDYEYKALLDADNKTWCILNTALNVTARRDFLQQIKEKEEREKVFNEELAATLEELTSTNEELGSSLSQLAQSREYIRTIIEQAPVGIAMLKGPNHIIEIANPRILNIWGREESEVIGFAHELARPELIGQPVNRWLREVYQSGKPQVNKEFLVKLRHQEGLREAVVNSIYQPIFSGDGSISGVLVILEEITEQVLARRKNENDQQMLALAIDAGELATFYYQPTTNLFSGNPLLKKWFGLSLDENLDLSLALSVIVPEDRERVVEAISSALSKKSDGHYFIEYRIQNSTDQKPRLLQANGRVFYDQQGNPLSLNGTLRDITEQKKEEQRKDDFMGMVSHELKTPITSLKIYLQVLQREAARTENISQQNMLEKSLKQVDNMTGMINGFLNVSRLDSGQLHLEKTSFDFHSLFSEIEDELQSTITTHHFDFKASEPILVCADREKISQVLHNLIGNAIKYSPNESVITIAYEPTGNDSLKVSVEDQGKGISEDDQHRIFERYYRIKDSNSGSIAGFGIGLYLCKEIVELHNGSVEVQSKLGSGTVFNFYLPLGEKN; encoded by the coding sequence ATGAACAGCTCAGAAAATCCATTAAACCACAGCTTTAGCGCTGAACTTGTTATTGAGGCCTTAAGTGCTTCTCCTGCTCCCACGGCCATTTATTCAGGTGAAAATATTGTGATACGGTTTGCTAATGAGGGAATGCTTGCGCTTTGGGGCAAAGATGCGTCCGTAATAGGCAAACCATTGATGGAGGCAATTCCCGAATTGGAAGGTCAGCCTTTTTTCGGTTTGTTGCAGGAAGTCTGGCGTACCGGCAATAGTTTTTCAATTTCAGAAGCGCCTGCTAGACTAATTAAGAACGGTAAGGAAACGCTGGATTATTTCGATTATGAGTATAAGGCACTCTTGGATGCTGATAATAAGACCTGGTGTATCTTGAATACTGCATTAAACGTAACAGCTCGCCGTGATTTCCTGCAGCAGATCAAAGAGAAAGAGGAACGGGAAAAAGTTTTTAATGAAGAACTAGCTGCTACATTGGAGGAACTGACTTCTACCAATGAAGAACTCGGCAGTTCTCTGAGTCAGCTAGCACAAAGCAGGGAGTATATCCGTACTATTATTGAACAGGCTCCTGTAGGCATCGCTATGTTGAAAGGACCTAATCATATCATAGAAATTGCTAATCCGAGAATTCTGAACATATGGGGGCGTGAAGAGTCAGAAGTTATAGGTTTTGCACACGAACTGGCACGCCCAGAATTAATCGGCCAGCCTGTGAACCGATGGCTCAGAGAAGTTTACCAGAGTGGAAAACCTCAGGTCAATAAAGAATTTTTGGTTAAACTTCGTCATCAGGAAGGTCTGAGGGAGGCCGTTGTTAATTCTATCTATCAGCCTATTTTTTCTGGTGATGGAAGTATTTCTGGGGTTTTGGTTATACTTGAAGAAATTACAGAACAGGTTTTAGCGCGGAGAAAAAATGAGAATGACCAGCAGATGTTGGCTTTGGCTATTGATGCTGGTGAGCTGGCTACTTTTTATTACCAGCCTACAACCAACCTATTTTCAGGGAATCCACTTCTGAAAAAATGGTTTGGTTTATCTTTAGATGAAAATCTGGATCTGTCTCTCGCATTGTCAGTGATTGTACCGGAAGACCGTGAGCGCGTGGTTGAAGCCATTTCGTCTGCACTTAGCAAAAAATCTGATGGTCATTATTTTATTGAATACCGAATCCAAAACAGTACAGACCAAAAGCCAAGGCTGCTTCAGGCCAATGGCAGGGTTTTTTATGATCAGCAAGGCAATCCTTTGAGCCTCAATGGCACACTGAGGGATATTACAGAACAGAAAAAAGAGGAACAAAGGAAAGACGATTTTATGGGAATGGTAAGTCATGAACTTAAGACACCTATTACGTCACTTAAGATTTATCTTCAGGTTTTACAACGGGAAGCCGCAAGAACAGAAAATATTTCTCAACAAAACATGCTTGAGAAATCTTTAAAGCAGGTTGATAATATGACCGGTATGATTAACGGATTTCTTAATGTTTCAAGGCTGGATTCTGGGCAGTTGCATCTGGAAAAAACATCATTTGATTTTCATTCATTGTTCTCTGAAATTGAGGACGAGTTACAGTCAACCATAACAACACATCATTTCGATTTTAAGGCATCCGAACCCATTTTGGTATGTGCAGACCGAGAAAAGATATCGCAGGTTCTTCATAACCTGATTGGCAATGCAATAAAATATTCTCCTAATGAAAGTGTAATCACTATAGCCTATGAGCCTACTGGGAATGACAGTTTAAAAGTCAGTGTAGAGGATCAGGGCAAAGGTATCTCTGAAGATGATCAACACCGGATCTTTGAACGCTATTACAGAATTAAGGACAGCAACAGTGGTTCAATAGCAGGTTTTGGGATTGGACTTTATCTTTGTAAAGAAATTGTTGAACTTCACAATGGCAGCGTAGAAGTCCAAAGTAAACTAGGAAGTGGCACTGTGTTTAACTTCTATTTACCTCTTGGAGAAAAAAATTGA
- a CDS encoding M1 family aminopeptidase: MNVLFLFEAKRTIKRWPEYFVALILLLIGIFCGNQFNLTVGEGIYLNSPYTIGFMTGLLSLVIIFFAIIFAIQVLFKDWDSKFDILIFSYPFSKRTYLQGKFLTFFLQTFFSFIFLMIGFIIGQNLRTGSEIQQHFQFWHYFYPLLIFGGINCIVVCSFLFFISFTTKKKLLVVVGGLFLYVLYMVILVFSNSPFMAGSLPQSLQTQQLSALIDPFGISSYFFEARTLSAQQKNELIVPFTGFLLINRIVFVIISMLLLVLTYRLFSFSPPSQNKNKSKNKVASISFTKNLKPFTTARTSFGFISDIKSVLSFAKIDLIYLIKSITIVAISILLLFFVGMEMYAEIEKGIRLPQKYASSGLMSTTISENFHLFGMLIAIYFINDLYWRSHSSGFSLIEKSTYFSKNKLSGHFLSISVLFFFLTAILIFEGLIFQFIYSYFHIDWNAYLGTVLFNTFPLILFSTFILLINDNIKNRFVALGISVLVGFTFAGPVSKKIISNPLLRIFSDYKGVYSDFNGYGPYASAFAERLLFGLSLIACFWLINKSFKTKKWNVKQLILTVFILSVGVFAGNLFMKGYIPQNEDEKMAQSAQYEKKFKHYKDLAQPTITDVTTEIQLYPSENSYQINGTYRLLNQTDQPIDKILINFDSDLQIESANFKTDSESKKIDQKVTEIDLKQSLKPGEKATLDFKISYQWSAVNGHDSFNSIIENGSFMRISRYFPTFGYKADNEIEDEEKRAEFKLEKQSELKKLEAPEVFKKDFINLNMTVSTEKDQTAVGTGDLIQHYNKDNRNYFQYKSTGIPFRFAVSSAKYQMKSLIYKGITINIFYNKKHSENVDHLLKNAKITLDYCTQNFGKYPFKTISFAEVSSFTKGFAATAYPSSIFMTEDMLFHANIKADQNQDVINELAGHELSHLWWGNSQIDPDDREGAVMLTETLAMYTEMMIYKKMYGKEKMLERIKVHQQIFDNEKGLSENQPLYKVSGENTHISYSKGAVIMVKLSELIGEDKVNQALKSFLLHNQYPKKPTTLDLLKEFYKVSPNDEVRKKVYNLFSSE; this comes from the coding sequence TTTTATTTTTATTTGAGGCCAAACGTACAATCAAGCGTTGGCCTGAATATTTCGTTGCCTTAATTCTCCTGTTAATCGGCATTTTCTGTGGAAATCAGTTCAATCTTACCGTTGGAGAAGGAATTTATTTAAATTCTCCGTACACAATTGGTTTTATGACAGGATTATTAAGTCTGGTTATCATCTTTTTTGCCATAATTTTTGCCATTCAGGTGCTTTTTAAAGATTGGGATTCGAAATTTGATATTCTCATTTTCTCGTATCCATTTTCAAAACGAACATATCTGCAGGGGAAATTTCTTACTTTTTTTCTGCAGACTTTCTTCAGTTTTATATTTTTAATGATTGGATTTATAATCGGACAAAATCTAAGAACGGGAAGTGAAATTCAGCAACATTTTCAGTTCTGGCATTACTTCTACCCTCTTCTGATTTTCGGCGGAATCAATTGTATCGTAGTCTGCAGCTTTTTATTTTTCATTTCATTTACCACCAAGAAAAAACTACTGGTTGTTGTCGGCGGACTGTTTCTTTACGTTCTTTATATGGTGATCCTCGTTTTTTCCAATTCACCGTTTATGGCAGGAAGTTTACCGCAATCATTACAAACACAGCAATTATCAGCATTGATAGACCCTTTCGGGATTTCATCTTATTTTTTTGAAGCAAGAACGTTATCGGCTCAACAAAAGAATGAATTGATTGTACCATTTACCGGATTTTTATTGATCAACAGAATCGTTTTTGTGATTATTTCAATGTTACTTTTGGTATTGACTTACAGGCTGTTTTCATTCTCTCCACCTTCCCAAAACAAAAATAAAAGCAAAAACAAGGTCGCAAGTATTTCTTTTACTAAAAATTTAAAACCATTTACAACCGCGAGAACTTCTTTTGGATTTATTTCTGATATAAAATCCGTCTTATCATTTGCAAAAATCGATCTCATTTACCTTATTAAAAGCATCACCATTGTAGCCATTTCAATATTACTCTTATTTTTTGTTGGAATGGAAATGTACGCTGAAATAGAAAAGGGAATCCGTCTTCCTCAAAAATATGCGAGTTCAGGATTGATGTCGACTACCATTTCGGAAAATTTCCATCTATTTGGAATGCTGATCGCCATTTATTTTATTAATGATTTGTACTGGAGAAGCCATTCATCGGGGTTTTCACTGATTGAGAAAAGCACTTATTTTTCTAAAAACAAACTCAGCGGACATTTTCTTTCCATCAGTGTCTTATTTTTCTTTCTTACGGCTATTTTGATTTTTGAAGGATTGATATTTCAGTTCATTTACAGCTATTTTCACATCGATTGGAATGCGTATCTGGGAACCGTTCTTTTTAACACTTTTCCATTAATTCTTTTTTCAACTTTTATTTTGCTGATCAATGACAATATTAAAAATCGATTTGTAGCGCTGGGAATTTCTGTGCTTGTGGGTTTTACATTCGCAGGACCTGTCTCGAAAAAAATCATATCCAATCCGTTATTGAGAATATTTTCAGATTACAAAGGCGTTTACAGCGATTTTAACGGATACGGACCTTATGCGTCAGCTTTTGCAGAACGATTGCTGTTCGGACTAAGTTTAATTGCTTGTTTTTGGCTGATTAATAAAAGCTTCAAAACAAAAAAATGGAATGTAAAACAACTCATTCTCACAGTTTTTATATTATCTGTTGGAGTTTTTGCCGGAAATCTTTTTATGAAAGGTTATATTCCTCAAAATGAAGATGAAAAGATGGCACAATCGGCTCAATACGAAAAGAAATTCAAACATTATAAAGATCTTGCACAACCGACCATTACTGATGTGACTACCGAAATACAGCTTTATCCATCTGAAAATTCTTATCAGATCAATGGAACATATAGGTTGTTAAATCAAACCGATCAACCTATTGACAAGATTTTGATTAATTTCGATTCTGATCTCCAAATAGAATCAGCCAATTTCAAAACAGATTCTGAATCAAAAAAAATTGATCAGAAAGTAACTGAAATTGACTTAAAACAATCTTTAAAGCCCGGAGAAAAAGCCACTTTGGATTTTAAAATTTCCTATCAATGGTCGGCAGTTAATGGTCACGATTCTTTCAATTCAATCATAGAAAATGGTTCTTTTATGAGAATCAGCCGATATTTTCCAACTTTCGGATATAAAGCTGATAATGAAATTGAAGATGAAGAAAAACGGGCCGAATTTAAACTCGAAAAGCAATCGGAATTAAAAAAATTAGAAGCTCCAGAAGTATTCAAAAAAGATTTCATTAATCTGAATATGACCGTTTCAACAGAAAAAGACCAGACCGCTGTAGGAACCGGAGATCTGATTCAACATTATAATAAAGATAACAGAAATTATTTTCAATATAAATCGACTGGGATTCCATTTCGATTTGCTGTTTCCTCCGCAAAATATCAGATGAAAAGCTTGATTTATAAAGGAATAACGATCAATATTTTTTATAATAAAAAACATTCGGAAAATGTAGATCATTTACTTAAAAATGCAAAAATTACGTTGGATTATTGTACACAGAATTTTGGAAAATATCCGTTCAAAACCATCAGCTTTGCTGAAGTTTCTTCTTTCACGAAGGGTTTTGCGGCTACCGCTTATCCATCATCTATTTTTATGACAGAAGATATGCTTTTCCACGCCAATATTAAAGCTGATCAAAACCAGGATGTCATCAATGAACTTGCAGGGCACGAACTTTCGCATCTCTGGTGGGGAAACAGCCAGATCGATCCCGATGACAGAGAAGGCGCTGTGATGCTGACTGAAACCTTAGCAATGTACACCGAAATGATGATTTACAAAAAGATGTACGGAAAAGAAAAAATGTTGGAAAGAATAAAAGTTCATCAACAGATTTTTGATAATGAAAAAGGCTTATCTGAAAATCAGCCGCTTTACAAAGTGAGCGGTGAAAATACGCATATTTCGTATTCAAAAGGTGCTGTCATTATGGTGAAATTGAGCGAACTGATTGGTGAAGATAAGGTAAACCAAGCGCTTAAAAGTTTTCTCTTACACAATCAATATCCTAAAAAACCGACTACTTTGGATTTGCTTAAAGAGTTTTATAAGGTAAGTCCTAATGATGAAGTCAGGAAGAAAGTCTATAATTTATTCAGTTCTGAATAA
- a CDS encoding glycosyltransferase family 39 protein, with protein sequence MKKDHLILLLLVLIKFFLQYSLINTEYELHRDEYLHLDQGNHLAWGFLSVPPVNSWLAWVVQTLGASVFWVKFFPALFGALTIVVVWKIVETLNGDLFAKILAATGVLLSILLRLNMLFQPTSLEVLLWTLLYFVLIRYFRSEQAKWLYVAAVIFGIGFLNKYNIVFSVLGLIPALLITQHWKIFLNKHLYFSALLALMIMLPNLIWQFNHNFPVVDHMGELAERQLVHVSRLNFLKSQLLFFVGVLFVWLPGCYALLFYKPFKEIRFLFWAYVFTIVLFVIFRAKDYYAIGLYPTFIAIGAAYLGILFEKSRIKWILKITSLSIPVLLFLPLYNFAFPNKNPKYIVEHPDHYKRWGLLRWEDGKDHSLPQDFADMQGWKELTQKTDQEYIKVSKYGKTLVLCDNYGQAGAINYYSKQNIKAVSFNADYLYWFDLSEKYTNLIRIKEYSEPDELIETGPYFKKAELVDSIVNPYARERGTMIFSFMGAKMDIRDRLKAEIDDAR encoded by the coding sequence ATGAAAAAAGACCACCTGATTCTATTACTGTTGGTACTGATTAAATTTTTTCTTCAGTATTCATTAATAAACACTGAATATGAATTGCATAGGGATGAATATTTGCATCTTGATCAGGGCAACCATCTGGCTTGGGGCTTTTTATCTGTACCGCCTGTTAATTCCTGGCTTGCCTGGGTAGTTCAAACGCTTGGAGCTTCTGTGTTCTGGGTAAAATTCTTTCCGGCATTATTCGGCGCACTTACCATAGTGGTTGTATGGAAAATAGTGGAAACTTTGAATGGGGATCTCTTTGCAAAAATATTGGCAGCAACAGGCGTATTGCTTTCCATTCTACTACGTTTGAACATGCTATTCCAACCAACTTCCCTGGAAGTATTGCTGTGGACATTGCTGTACTTTGTTTTGATTCGATATTTTAGATCTGAACAGGCTAAATGGCTATATGTGGCAGCGGTTATTTTTGGAATAGGCTTTTTGAATAAGTATAATATTGTATTTTCAGTCTTGGGCTTGATACCTGCTCTTTTAATAACCCAACATTGGAAGATTTTCCTTAATAAACATCTGTATTTTTCTGCATTATTAGCCTTGATGATAATGTTGCCTAATCTGATCTGGCAGTTTAATCATAATTTCCCTGTAGTTGACCATATGGGTGAGTTAGCAGAAAGGCAATTGGTTCACGTAAGCCGCCTTAATTTTTTGAAGTCACAACTGCTTTTCTTCGTTGGAGTACTGTTTGTTTGGCTGCCCGGTTGCTATGCCCTGTTATTTTATAAACCTTTCAAGGAGATTAGATTTTTGTTCTGGGCTTATGTTTTTACGATAGTTCTGTTTGTAATTTTTAGGGCGAAGGATTATTATGCGATTGGTCTTTACCCTACTTTTATTGCTATTGGTGCAGCATATCTTGGTATTTTGTTTGAGAAGAGCCGGATAAAGTGGATTCTGAAGATTACAAGCTTGAGTATTCCTGTACTGCTGTTTTTACCATTGTACAATTTTGCTTTTCCAAACAAAAACCCAAAGTATATAGTAGAGCATCCTGATCATTACAAGCGTTGGGGATTATTGCGCTGGGAGGATGGGAAGGATCATTCCCTGCCACAGGACTTCGCTGATATGCAGGGCTGGAAGGAATTGACTCAGAAAACTGATCAGGAATATATCAAAGTCTCAAAATATGGGAAGACGTTGGTCCTTTGCGATAATTATGGACAGGCAGGTGCTATCAATTATTATTCAAAGCAGAACATTAAGGCCGTTTCGTTTAATGCCGACTACCTTTACTGGTTTGATCTGAGTGAAAAATATACCAATCTGATCCGCATCAAGGAATATTCTGAGCCTGATGAACTGATTGAAACAGGTCCATATTTTAAAAAAGCTGAATTAGTGGATTCTATTGTAAATCCGTACGCAAGAGAAAGAGGAACAATGATATTTAGTTTTATGGGGGCAAAAATGGATATCAGAGACCGTCTTAAGGCTGAGATTGATGATGCTAGATAA
- a CDS encoding thermonuclease family protein, translating into MNRFLVLIFISILCFGQSQFKENLSHKTFSAKVIGISDGDTMEVLYKKNPIKIRLAHIDSPEKRGTQPFGNQAKQTLSNLCFGKIVIVQAEKYDRYKRLIAVVINDKNQNVNKQMLKQGMAWHYKKYSKDSSYAKLENEARKNRVGLWKDNVPVAPWLWRENKKKK; encoded by the coding sequence TTGAATAGATTTTTAGTATTAATCTTTATCTCGATTCTCTGTTTTGGGCAAAGTCAATTTAAGGAAAATCTTAGTCATAAAACATTTTCTGCGAAAGTCATTGGGATTTCTGATGGTGATACAATGGAAGTTCTTTACAAGAAAAATCCCATTAAAATTCGTCTCGCACACATAGATTCGCCGGAGAAAAGAGGAACGCAGCCCTTTGGAAATCAGGCGAAACAAACTTTATCCAATCTTTGTTTCGGAAAAATTGTCATAGTTCAAGCAGAAAAATACGACCGATATAAACGATTAATTGCAGTTGTCATCAATGATAAAAATCAAAATGTGAATAAGCAAATGCTAAAACAAGGAATGGCTTGGCATTATAAAAAATATTCCAAAGATTCTTCTTATGCAAAACTGGAAAACGAAGCTCGAAAAAATAGAGTAGGACTCTGGAAAGATAATGTTCCAGTTGCGCCTTGGCTCTGGAGAGAAAATAAAAAGAAAAAATGA
- a CDS encoding GNAT family N-acetyltransferase translates to MNHEFLKANISDIPELCEMMKDFYAIDLYPFDEKLTTDNFVKFINNDNYGDCFKIIFEEEIVGYIILAKYFSFEFGGEILFLDELFVKPEFQGKSLGKKALEFVKDFSVENNFKIVLLEIENHNEKAKKLYEHYGFQNHKRSLMILKN, encoded by the coding sequence ATGAATCACGAATTTTTAAAAGCAAACATCTCTGATATTCCTGAATTATGCGAAATGATGAAGGATTTTTATGCGATTGATTTATATCCTTTTGATGAAAAATTAACGACTGATAATTTTGTAAAATTCATCAATAATGACAATTACGGAGATTGTTTTAAAATTATTTTTGAAGAGGAAATTGTAGGTTACATTATTTTGGCTAAATATTTCAGTTTTGAATTTGGTGGCGAGATTCTGTTCTTGGATGAATTATTTGTAAAACCGGAATTTCAAGGGAAATCATTGGGAAAAAAGGCTCTGGAATTTGTGAAGGATTTTTCTGTTGAAAATAATTTCAAAATTGTCTTATTGGAAATAGAAAATCATAATGAGAAAGCTAAAAAACTTTATGAACATTATGGTTTCCAAAATCATAAGAGGAGTTTGATGATTCTTAAAAACTAA
- a CDS encoding helix-turn-helix domain-containing protein, translated as MNIFQFILNLMGFDVESFSSQLFYLAGILIAFFACFLILGKSQKGLADYLLSVWFLLIGIHLICFLFIFSNSYIRFPYLLGLEIPLPLVHGPMLYLYLSCLTGNYPKRKIWLLHLAPVVIVYFSLLDFFLMSSHDKIEIYQHNGGSYKVLRTIISLIIAFSGIFYVILSTLMIKKYQRQISNIYSNTEKINLNWGFYLIIGISTIWIAVMIKSEILIFSLVVLFVVLAAYFGISKVGILNPALLDKKDEENLNTDNEIEYPKYQKNFAGDETIQRVYKKLVSLMNDQKLYKDPELNLNHIAKLLDVHPNVLSQTINSVENKNFYDYINRYRIEEFKRIVVLPENQKFTILTLAFECGFNSKTSFNRNFKKYTGCSPREFLKDQKLIS; from the coding sequence ATGAATATATTTCAGTTCATTTTAAATTTAATGGGTTTCGATGTAGAATCTTTTTCTTCCCAACTATTTTATTTAGCTGGAATTTTAATTGCTTTTTTTGCCTGTTTTCTAATATTGGGGAAGTCTCAGAAAGGATTGGCAGATTATCTTCTTTCGGTATGGTTTCTATTAATCGGGATCCATCTGATCTGTTTTTTATTTATATTTTCGAACTCGTACATTAGATTTCCTTATCTTCTTGGATTGGAAATACCTTTGCCATTGGTTCACGGTCCAATGTTATATTTGTATCTCAGTTGTCTTACAGGAAATTATCCCAAAAGAAAAATATGGTTGCTTCATCTGGCGCCTGTGGTGATTGTTTACTTTTCCTTGCTTGACTTTTTTCTGATGTCATCCCACGATAAGATTGAGATCTACCAACATAATGGAGGTTCCTATAAAGTATTGCGCACCATTATAAGCTTAATAATTGCTTTTTCAGGTATTTTTTATGTGATTTTAAGTACATTAATGATAAAAAAATATCAGAGACAGATATCAAATATCTACTCAAATACTGAAAAAATCAACCTGAACTGGGGATTTTACCTCATCATTGGTATATCGACGATCTGGATAGCTGTTATGATAAAAAGTGAGATCCTTATTTTTTCCCTCGTTGTATTATTTGTAGTATTGGCCGCTTATTTTGGAATCAGTAAAGTTGGTATTTTAAATCCGGCTCTACTCGACAAGAAGGACGAAGAAAATTTAAATACTGACAATGAGATTGAGTATCCAAAATACCAGAAAAATTTTGCCGGTGACGAAACGATACAACGCGTTTATAAAAAATTAGTTTCTCTGATGAATGACCAGAAGCTGTATAAAGATCCGGAACTTAATCTGAATCATATTGCAAAACTACTCGATGTCCATCCCAATGTATTGTCTCAAACCATCAACTCTGTCGAAAATAAAAACTTCTACGATTACATCAACCGCTACCGTATCGAAGAATTTAAAAGAATCGTTGTATTACCAGAAAATCAAAAATTTACAATTCTGACATTGGCATTCGAATGCGGATTTAATTCCAAAACCTCATTCAATAGAAATTTTAAGAAATATACGGGCTGTTCACCTCGAGAATTTTTAAAAGATCAGAAGCTTATTTCCTGA